Genomic segment of Juglans microcarpa x Juglans regia isolate MS1-56 chromosome 7S, Jm3101_v1.0, whole genome shotgun sequence:
GCATAAACATTCAATGCAATTGCTCAAAACTCCAAGCTCTACAACATATTTCAAATCTAGGCATTTATGCATCCTTTTCttacattttaatattatacacAATTATAAAAAGAGCATCTCAGATAAAATCTCAACTAGAAACATTTTTTGGATTCTATAATTTGCCATCTccatacacaaaaaaaaaaaaaaaaaaaaaaaaaaaaaaaaaaaaaaaaaaaatctaaaatcccCAATAACTGCTCGGTGTCAAAAAACATTATTCAATCTATTTATCCCTTGTTCCACAATCAAGGCACAACACTCAACTTTGGAACTCGATACCAAGATCgcaagaagataaaaaaaactaagacTAGTCTCTCAAGATCTTGCCGCACATTGCATAAAAATTACTCTAGTTGCTAAcaccaaataaaaaatgttgtgtcCTTAGTCCTATGCTTTCTTTATCACTTGagagaataaaaaatcaagattcAGTTCCATGAAAACCTGAATTAATCAGTTACAGGCTTGATTTCACCCCTACAACACGTACAAATTCTACTCGGCCAGCAATTCAAGTTTCTTAATTTCACACACAATACATtagaaattaattgaaaaaagcatctatattttgaaaaaaactaTCGACTGAATACAAAGctccaagaaaatgaaattaattgaaaaaagcATCTATATTTTCTCTGTGAAGAAACAACATAAATGCCACAAAAAAGGATTGAAAAAACAACTCTTTCTTTCAAATAACTTAAACAACAGAAGGATTGAAATACATACATGGAGTTGAAAATTTCTTCACGGGcaaaaatacatacataagCATACAAATGTAGTGCAAAATTTCTCATACATGCacatatgattaatatatatatgagagagtgAGCTCACGGAGATGGAGAACGTTTTGAGCAGAAGAGAAAGGAACGGCAACGGTGCGCCTATGGAGGTGATGGAGGTCCTCTTTCATCTGAAATACCTCGTACGAACTTGAACATCTGCTTCACAAAGATGAATTGGTCACTTTCTCGGCAAAGGATATGATACAAGCTTCGCGAAAAATAGGAGAGGAAATGGAGGGAAgaaatgaagaggaagaaagggagagggagaagggaAATCTGGGAAACaggaagaaagggagaggaagaaagaaagggagaggaagaatcgAAAAGGGATTTCGGGACTTCGGGGTGGAGAAGAAAGtagagaagagagggaagaaagaaCGAAATCCCAGATTCGAGAAGAAAGGGCGTAACgacccgatcctatattttttttcagggataaattatggataattttgttaaactcaataaatgagttaaagcccattagagaatttatcggataaattatttttttatttttatttttaaattaaggctccatcatcatcatcatcattattattattattattttctctccaagCTCAAGAgtccttttcataataaaactccttCCTACTAGATTTTCttctatgaatttcaaacaaTTCACTCAGGCACATTCACTTCTctttttatctagggttttcatttgggttctcaatcatatatatatatatatatggtacactCACTAAAATTGCTAGCCGCACTCCCCAAGTCCTCCATCGTGAGTCTTCCATTCACGCATCAAACCAATGCATGCACGGCTTCATCCGTTTCCTCCGCATGCACGTCACTGTGTCTATTGATACAGTTcatgcacaaccttgcacataCTGCCTTTCATATATCCTAGGGTTTTCAGAACTGAAACTAGCCCTCTCATCCCAAGACCATCACGTCGTTCTCCCTCCACCATGAATACCAAAGACAACCATGTTTTCTACTCAATCCTCCGTCGACCACTTGAAGAGTCGGATCACCTCACTGTAGCCACCAGATAGCTGCCCAACAAACCACCTGCACGATGGAAACCCGTGCGTTAGCACTTCCCAGCCCCACATTTAGTCCCGCAGCATGGCTACCCCACTGCACCACCTTGTCGAAACCAAGCAAACCATGTCCCAGCTCCTCCCTCTGTCCACCTCGTTGCCCAGCTAGCAAAACCACTACACGACCTGCCCTTGGAAAAGCCAACAAGCCGCTGCCATCCTCCCCTGTTTTTAGCCCCTCAAAACAGAGTAATTTCGGAGCCCACCGTAAAGCCAAGCCTCCATCTTGTCAACCATCGCTCCTCGTCGAAAACGTCCACACCACACGCCCGCAGCTCGGTTACTCTACACCCCGGACCACCATACATACGTCCATCTCCCTCACGCCGTGATTCTCACTCTCTGTTCTCCCTCTATCACTCACGGCATGTAGTTTCTTCCGTAAACATTCTCTCactcttcgtctctctctctctctctctctctcttagagCTCTGTCGTCGCACTCGCCACCCTCTCTTCAGCCCCCCGCTTTGTCACGTGCTTCCTCTCTCGATAAAGATATCACACGGCTTGTATTTTCCTCAAGAAAATACCTCTGTCTTTAAAGTTGAAATGAATTCTTAAGCTTCTGTCGGTTTCAATTACAGAAgggttgatttttttaattttaattacatatttgtCCCTTAGTTATACACCAAACAGCATACATAttgaacttatattttatattgagttttaatttttaagtggGCTCTTATTTACGGGCTTTAAGTCTTTTTGTTACAAAGATTAACAGTTTAGAATAATTCAGTGTTAAGAAGATTTTAGGTTTAGAAAATATAGgatatttttaatagtttagattttcaataaaatctcctatttaattagaaatttatgcaaattacatgtttatttttataggtgaccgATTACGTGCctaaaatagtggattagcattgcaaggtaagtagcataaTTATACCCTTTCACATACGTATGGTAAACTgcttgtcttttataaaaatattatgcatgtatgcccttcattggaaaccctttttacgtacctaaatcatgattttatgtgaaaatttatgcattaaagtattttatgaaagtcatgattttatgtgaacgtttatgaatattgatgttcttatgtgataatttatgcattaaaataattatggaaagttatgcatgattttatgtgagagttatgcataaaattatttatgaaaagtcatgattttatgtgagggttatgtataaaattatttatgaaaagtcatgcttttatatgaggaaacatgtatcacgacatttatgaaaaatgcgatttcatttgaaatctatgatatgatatgacaagtatgtatgtgatttcttttgaaatctatgaaatgacaggtatgcaagtatgattatgataaagtATGTAACGACCtatattatgatatgaagatggtacctacgttatgggcatattgcattgccagatcgtgcatgctggtagtgcacccaatatattttccttatgtatggattccacaacctgcGGCCTCGGacagaatcagaatctacttagatttgctaaccctaactcacgggagTCAATAATGGGTAAcagcctatgataagtgaaagataagtccatgttcatattcatgttaattacatatgtatttgtgagtatgcacattttccaagaaaccttatgtttattatgtttactatatgatgtgttgcttattgagtattcgactcatttttgcatatttttatgtttttaaactacccCAGGTTAtaacatttatgaggatgagactgcaggacaggacttgaccACGGGAGGcaaggcagaggcctagacagattatgctatgattatttttatggtctaaagtttaaataaattattttgataagcacatgaaactttcgtattttttttaaataaataattccgcaaactttattttgaatttttagtatttattgaaatttgttattttatggaaatcttTCGCATTTGacgctttgttaaaaaaaaaaaaaaaaagtttttaagtttaagtttagtagtagcacactggctccccgaaaattctaaaatatcttttaaggaagcggggtgttacaaagggagaggaagaaagaaagtagAGGAAGAATCAAAAAGGGATTTGGAGATTTCGGGACTTTGGGGTAGAGAAGAAAGAAGGGAAGAAAGGGAATAAAGAACGATTTTGCGTGCGAAAGAGTGATTTTCGTAATAAAATAATCTGATGGACTTTGAATAGTagatcttcaaatttgaagataaatgGAATTCTAGTGTAGCTGAAAGTTTCACatttaagtaaaaaatgaaTCCAATGCCATGTGTTTAAagtgaaattcatcaaattcatcaaattttagacaTTGCCGGTgctcttactatatgttctcatTTCGTGCTTGCTTGTCTCAACTTGATGTTTTGTTACAGCTACGTTGTCTTCTTGTAGCTTCCTTTCAGACACTGATTGATCTGATGTGTTAATCGTGTGTTACATTGTTCATCAGCTTTACGGGAATATTTGGATGACGTTTGGGTAGAGATGaaagattattataatttatcataatttatttttccaaatattattaaaacacaatatttttcaatatcaaattttcaatttttatatctaatcattattcaatcacaaaattcatacaatttttacaaactttaaaagaaaatacgaaaatcaatataatttttgtaaacttcaaaataacaataatattaaaaagtaatattcaaataattttttacctttataatatttttattcgatttttttctcttttctcaaaacccaTTAACATATCTTTATTTAAGtcatttcaatactattcacaaaattataaaatacttaatatccaaatataatctaaaatttttttagatgagttgagatagtttgtgaatagtcgaataaaatatttttaaaatattattttttaatattattattattttgaaatttaaaaaagttaaattgtttactatattttatgtgaaaattttagaaaataaaatgacatgaaatgaattgaaataaattgtagtgaattttcaatccaaatcgAGCTTAGTCGAACataattgatgaaaaaaaagggTTTATGGTCTTTATCGCGAACAAATTCTACACATTTTATATACTCGGtatgtcaaaataataaaagagtcgaaagagagagaagatatgGCCTGGCATCGGAACCCTACATCGTATGGGTCCTACAGTTGAACTAATCTGGTAAAGTGGGATGGGTTTGTTTTGAAGGAATATCAGCCGCCTGATCTAAATCAACGGCAAAGATTACGCGCGTCTACTTATGTCATCTGGAAACTGTGCGGCACGCACTCCCTCTCCCTGTTTTCTCCGTCTTTCCGACTCTGCGGTCGCCCGGTGGTGGAGCAAGAAACCCTAAAAACGCACGACGAAACCAGTCCTTGTCGAACTCTTCTCTTGAGGTGTGAGTCACCTATATTCGCATTTTCTTGTACCTTCTTAtgagtcttttttctttttttcttttgtacctGCAGTCTTCTTCCATTCTAAGCTCAAAACCCTTAAATCTTCCATCCTAATGTCCTTTGCATATTCTTAACCCTTTAACTTCTCATACTCTCGCTTTAACCTTCATGTAATATGTATtgttatatatgtgtatgtatgatGGTCCATTCTTATTTATGCGTGAGCTCTGTGATAGTTCAAAGCTCCACTTATATGAAAAGAGTCGTCTATGCAAATGGGAACCTTTCAATTTTGGTTTTCGCGttcctaattttttatttctgaatGATGCATGAGTAAACATTGATATGGATTCTGCCGAATAATTGATTCTATTATTTCTATAATAGTTTAAGGTTTTTATGATGTGTAAAGTTTCCTGGCTctcattcatttattatttttcttttcgaaGTGCAATTTTTTGGCAGTCAAATGGAGTTCGGTTTCTTAGTTTTGCATTTGGCGTGGTCTGATGTTCTAGGTCCACGAAGAAAATTACGAAAATGAAACTTAATGTGGTATGTTAGactgtaaatctatttttattgtaagtGATTTGACATACTGCGTCAAGCTATGTCAGCTTGTTAAGATATTCTGTTGATGGATcaagtatttctcttttcattttgatgATTTCTTTCTTTCGGGTATCCTTTTGTATTGCTAAACAGAGAATCAATTGGCATGGTTGGAGAATTTGTGCAGATGGTACCTACGCTGTGAAAGCCTGTATTGCATTGCAATGGAATTGGTCTTTGAATAGGACACTCAATAGCTTAGCACTGTTACCGTAGATTGGTATGGATGTTCAAGTGATTGATGTGGAAGAAGGGATGGGTCATCGAGGTGCAGCAGATGATGGAGGTGCTGAACTAAATGGAGATGAAGTAAATACGGGAAAAACTTTAACAGCTCATGATGAGGATGGAAATATTGAGCCATACATGGGTATGGAATTTGATTCTGAAGATGCCGCTAAGTCTTTCTACGATGAATATGCTAGACGGGTGGGTTTTAGCTCCAAAGCTGGTCAGTCTAGTCGCACTCAATCTGACGGGACAATTGTTGCTCGGGACTTTGTTTGTGGCCGAGAGGGTTTGAAAAGAAGGCATGCTGACAGCTGTGATGCAATGCTCAGGATAGAGTTAAATGGTGAAGACAAGTGGGTTGTGTCAAAATTTGTTAAGGACCATAGCCATTCCATGGTGAGTCCAAGTAAGGTCCATTACCTCCGGCCTCGCAGACATTTTGCTGGTAATTCAAAGACCATTACCGAGACTTGTGAGGGTGTGGGAATTGTTCCAAGTGGTGTTATGTATGTCTCTATGGATGGTAACCATGTCCAATTAGAGGCAAATCGTGGAGTTAGGAAAACCCCTCCTGTGGAATCAAATCGACTGGGTAAAAACAGCGGGGCAATGAATTATGTTATTAGGCCTTGTAATCGAAAGATGACACTTGGAAGGGATGCTCAGAATTTGCTTGAATATTTCAAGAAAATGCAGGCTGAGAACCCTGGATTCTTTTATGCTATACAACTTGATGAGGATAACCGCATGGGCAATGCATTCTGGGCAGATGCAAGGTCAAGGGCAGCTTATAATCGTTTTGGTGATGCTGTAATGCTGGACACGATGTACAGAGTAAATCAGTATAGAGTGCCGTTTGCTCCATTTACTGGGGTGAACCATCATGGTCAGACAGTTTTGTTTGGCTGTGGATTGCTTCTAGATGATTCAGAGGCCTCTTTTACGTGGCTTTTTAAGACATTTCTTACTGCAATGAATGATCGCCAACCCGTCTCTATCATCACTGATCAAGACAGAGCAATACGGACTGCAGTCTCTCAGGTGTTTCCAGAAGCCCGCCACTGTATTAGCAAGTGGCATGTTTTAAGAGAAGGCCAGGAGAAGCTGgcacatgtatgccatgtacATCCTAATTTTCAAGTGGAACTCTACAATTGCATCAACCTGACTGAAACAATTGAGGAGTTTGAATTTTCTTGGAATTCAGTTCTTGATAAATATGATCTGAGGACAAACGATTGGCTTCAATCATTGTATAATGCTCGTACTCAATGGGTTCCTGTTTATTTTCGGGATTCCTTTTTCGCTGTTGTGTCTCCTAATCAAGGATTTGATGGTTCATTTTTTGATGGTTATGTGAATCAGCAGACCACATTGCCTATGTTCTTTAGGCAGTATGAAAGAGCTATAGATAACTCatttgaaaaggaaatagaagcagattttgatacaattTGCACCACACCAGTACTGAGGACACCATCACCAATGGAAAAACAGGCTGCAAATCTTTATACGAGGAAAATCTTTGCAAAATTTCAGGAAGAACTAGTTGAAACGTTTGCATATACTGCCAATAGAATTGAAGGTGATGGAGCTATTAGCACATTCAGGGTTGCAAAGTTTGAGGATGATCAAAAGGCATACATTGTCACATTAAACTATCCTGAGATGAGAGCTAACTGCAGTTGTCAAATGTTTGAGTATTCTGGCATTCTTTGTAGACATGTTTTGACTGTCTTCACAGTGACAAATGTGCTTACATTGCCATCCCATTACATATTGAACCGATGGACTATAAATGCAAAGAGTGGAGTTGGATTAGATGAACGTGCTGGTGAATTACATGGCCAAGAGTCTCTGACATTGCGGTACAACAATCTATGTCGGGAGTCCATAAAGTATGCTGAAGAAG
This window contains:
- the LOC121241133 gene encoding protein FAR1-RELATED SEQUENCE 3-like, giving the protein MDVQVIDVEEGMGHRGAADDGGAELNGDEVNTGKTLTAHDEDGNIEPYMGMEFDSEDAAKSFYDEYARRVGFSSKAGQSSRTQSDGTIVARDFVCGREGLKRRHADSCDAMLRIELNGEDKWVVSKFVKDHSHSMVSPSKVHYLRPRRHFAGNSKTITETCEGVGIVPSGVMYVSMDGNHVQLEANRGVRKTPPVESNRLGKNSGAMNYVIRPCNRKMTLGRDAQNLLEYFKKMQAENPGFFYAIQLDEDNRMGNAFWADARSRAAYNRFGDAVMLDTMYRVNQYRVPFAPFTGVNHHGQTVLFGCGLLLDDSEASFTWLFKTFLTAMNDRQPVSIITDQDRAIRTAVSQVFPEARHCISKWHVLREGQEKLAHVCHVHPNFQVELYNCINLTETIEEFEFSWNSVLDKYDLRTNDWLQSLYNARTQWVPVYFRDSFFAVVSPNQGFDGSFFDGYVNQQTTLPMFFRQYERAIDNSFEKEIEADFDTICTTPVLRTPSPMEKQAANLYTRKIFAKFQEELVETFAYTANRIEGDGAISTFRVAKFEDDQKAYIVTLNYPEMRANCSCQMFEYSGILCRHVLTVFTVTNVLTLPSHYILNRWTINAKSGVGLDERAGELHGQESLTLRYNNLCRESIKYAEEGATTVETYNMAMGALKEGGKKVSLVKKNVAKVAPPSSQVSGIGYDDRKTSTSSSDMTPLLWPRQDEMTRRFNLNDTGAPAQSVADLNLPRMAPVSLHRDDGPPENMVVLPCLKSMTWVMENKNSTPGNRVAVINLKLQDYSRTPSAESEVKFQLSRVSLEPMLKSMAYISEQLSTPANKVAVINLKLQDTETTSGESEVKFQVSRDTLGAMLRSMAYIREQLSNSAENQSEPSSKRQRKAL